One part of the Rutidosis leptorrhynchoides isolate AG116_Rl617_1_P2 chromosome 1, CSIRO_AGI_Rlap_v1, whole genome shotgun sequence genome encodes these proteins:
- the LOC139885788 gene encoding 26S proteasome non-ATPase regulatory subunit 4 homolog, which produces MGTLEKTATLETTSDFDEIRTHLRCIRALRGGELDFFEVFNSCADKLDHYPSNPKRFLFFTGGPIDFEMGEAHWYGNKFKEQGVANDVVNFFLDERFANCKMDLDAFVACTDNNNNSLIKHVPADSRTRVRDIISSLVERKKGNNEAEELLS; this is translated from the exons ATGGGTACTTTAGAAAAAACAGCAACGCTTGAAACTACTAGTGATTTTGATGAAATCCGGACTCACCTTCGAT GTATTCGGGCATTACGTGGTGGTGAGTTGGATTTTTTTGAGGTGTTCAATTCATGCGCGGATAAACTAGATCATTATCCAAGTAACCCAAAAAGGTTCCTTTTCTTTACTGGAGG TCCTATAGATTTCGAAATGGGCGAAGCGCACTGGTATGGGAACAAGTTCAAAGAGCAGGGTGTCGCTAATGATGTTGTCAATTTTTTTCTTGACGAACGATTCGCTAATTGTAAGATGGATCTTGATGCATTTGTTGCttgtactgataataataataacagcctCATTAAACACGTTCCAGCTGATTCTCGTACACGAGTTCGTGACATCATATCCAG TTTGGTTGAAAggaaaaaagggaataatgaagccGAAGAATTATTAAGCTGA